A stretch of Manis javanica isolate MJ-LG chromosome 1, MJ_LKY, whole genome shotgun sequence DNA encodes these proteins:
- the GPR150 gene encoding probable G-protein coupled receptor 150 isoform X2, with translation MEFSPPIPSAAPNLSGAVALGWGLNLTSGQGTPAPGPPTPPPPGLPNRRVRLVLLGVILVVAVAGNATVLSRLCGGSGPWVGPKRRKMDFLLAQLALADLYACGGTALSQLVGGLLGEPRRAAGDLACRFVQLLLASGRGASAHLVALIALERQRAVRRPQAPPLPARALAALGWLLALLLALPPALVVRGGAPSLFPAAPQVPRAWPGQRRCHDIFAPLPRWHLQVYALYEVVAGFAAPAAVMGIACSRLLCAWCQRPSQAPPAAAPWSANPCRAPSGLPRAKAGDCQLRRRLQRRLGAVCCAPEGVSEDGEGARGHRALHRHRWPHPHYHHARREQPKGGCLRPPPPRPRQLPCSCESAF, from the exons ATGGAGTTCAGCCCCCCAATTCCGTCGGCGGCGCCAAACCTCTCCGGAGCAGTCGCACTGGGCTGGGGTCTCAACTTGACTTCCGGACAGGGAACCCCGGCCCCAGGGCCCCCGACGCCTCCGCCTCCCGGACTGCCCAACCGCCGCGTCCGCCTGGTCCTCCTGGGGGTCATCCTGGTGGTGGCGGTGGCCGGCAACGCCACGGTGCTGAGCCGCCTGTGCGGCGGCAGCGGGCCCTGGGTGGGTCCCAAGCGTCGCAAGATGGACTTCCTGCTGGCGCAGCTGGCTCTGGCCGACCTGTACGCGTGCGGAGGCACCGCGCTCTCGCAGCTGGTCGGGGGGCTGCTGGGCGAGCCGCGCCGGGCCGCGGGGGACCTGGCGTGCCGCTTCGTGCAGCTGCTGCTGGCGTCCGGCCGCGGCGCCTCGGCCCACCTCGTGGCGCTCATCGCCCTCGAACGCCAGCGCGCCGTGCGCCGTCCGCAGGCCCCACCGCTGCCCGCGCGCGCCCTCGCCGCCCTGGGCTGGCTGCTGGCGCTCCTGCTGGCGCTGCCGCCGGCTCTCGTGGTGCGCGGGGGCGCCCCCTCACTGTTCCCCGCCGCGCCCCAGGTCCCTCGCGCCTGGCCCGGGCAGCGTCGCTGCCACGACATCTTCGCGCCGCTGCCGCGCTGGCACCTGCAGGTCTACGCGCTGTACGAAGTTGTCGCGGGCTTCGCGGCGCCTGCCGCGGTCATGGGCATCGCTTGCAGCCGCCTGCTCTGCGCCTGGTGTCAGCGCCCGTCCCAGGCCCCGCCGGCTGCGGCGCCCTGGTCGGCGAATCCCTGCCGAGCTCCCAGCGGGTTGCCCCGCGCCAAG GCGGGAGACTGCCAACTCCGGCGGCGGCTGCAGAGGCGCCTGGGCGCGGTCTGCTGCGCGCCGGAGGGAGTCTCAGAGGACGGCGAGGGGGCCCGGGGCCACCGGGCTCTCCACCGCCACCGCTGGCCCCACCCCCATTATCACCACGCTCGGCGGGAGCAGCCAAAGGGGGGCTGCTTGCGCCCACCCCCGCCGCGCCCCCGGCAGCTGCCCTGCTCCTGCGAAAGCGCCTTCTAG
- the GPR150 gene encoding probable G-protein coupled receptor 150 isoform X1, translated as MEFSPPIPSAAPNLSGAVALGWGLNLTSGQGTPAPGPPTPPPPGLPNRRVRLVLLGVILVVAVAGNATVLSRLCGGSGPWVGPKRRKMDFLLAQLALADLYACGGTALSQLVGGLLGEPRRAAGDLACRFVQLLLASGRGASAHLVALIALERQRAVRRPQAPPLPARALAALGWLLALLLALPPALVVRGGAPSLFPAAPQVPRAWPGQRRCHDIFAPLPRWHLQVYALYEVVAGFAAPAAVMGIACSRLLCAWCQRPSQAPPAAAPWSANPCRAPSGLPRAKVQSLKMSLVLALLFVGCELPDFATRLAAAWKSGPVGDREAEDLAEALRLVGVANSALNPFVYLLFQAGDCQLRRRLQRRLGAVCCAPEGVSEDGEGARGHRALHRHRWPHPHYHHARREQPKGGCLRPPPPRPRQLPCSCESAF; from the coding sequence ATGGAGTTCAGCCCCCCAATTCCGTCGGCGGCGCCAAACCTCTCCGGAGCAGTCGCACTGGGCTGGGGTCTCAACTTGACTTCCGGACAGGGAACCCCGGCCCCAGGGCCCCCGACGCCTCCGCCTCCCGGACTGCCCAACCGCCGCGTCCGCCTGGTCCTCCTGGGGGTCATCCTGGTGGTGGCGGTGGCCGGCAACGCCACGGTGCTGAGCCGCCTGTGCGGCGGCAGCGGGCCCTGGGTGGGTCCCAAGCGTCGCAAGATGGACTTCCTGCTGGCGCAGCTGGCTCTGGCCGACCTGTACGCGTGCGGAGGCACCGCGCTCTCGCAGCTGGTCGGGGGGCTGCTGGGCGAGCCGCGCCGGGCCGCGGGGGACCTGGCGTGCCGCTTCGTGCAGCTGCTGCTGGCGTCCGGCCGCGGCGCCTCGGCCCACCTCGTGGCGCTCATCGCCCTCGAACGCCAGCGCGCCGTGCGCCGTCCGCAGGCCCCACCGCTGCCCGCGCGCGCCCTCGCCGCCCTGGGCTGGCTGCTGGCGCTCCTGCTGGCGCTGCCGCCGGCTCTCGTGGTGCGCGGGGGCGCCCCCTCACTGTTCCCCGCCGCGCCCCAGGTCCCTCGCGCCTGGCCCGGGCAGCGTCGCTGCCACGACATCTTCGCGCCGCTGCCGCGCTGGCACCTGCAGGTCTACGCGCTGTACGAAGTTGTCGCGGGCTTCGCGGCGCCTGCCGCGGTCATGGGCATCGCTTGCAGCCGCCTGCTCTGCGCCTGGTGTCAGCGCCCGTCCCAGGCCCCGCCGGCTGCGGCGCCCTGGTCGGCGAATCCCTGCCGAGCTCCCAGCGGGTTGCCCCGCGCCAAGGTACAGAGCCTGAAGATGAGCCTGGTGCTCGCGCTGCTGTTCGTGGGTTGCGAGCTGCCGGACTTTGCCACTCGGCTGGCGGCCGCGTGGAAGTCCGGACCGGTGGGAGACCGGGAGGCTGAGGACCTGGCGGAGGCGCTGCGCCTCGTGGGGGTGGCCAACAGCGCTCTCAATCCCTTCGTCTACCTCCTCTTCCAGGCGGGAGACTGCCAACTCCGGCGGCGGCTGCAGAGGCGCCTGGGCGCGGTCTGCTGCGCGCCGGAGGGAGTCTCAGAGGACGGCGAGGGGGCCCGGGGCCACCGGGCTCTCCACCGCCACCGCTGGCCCCACCCCCATTATCACCACGCTCGGCGGGAGCAGCCAAAGGGGGGCTGCTTGCGCCCACCCCCGCCGCGCCCCCGGCAGCTGCCCTGCTCCTGCGAAAGCGCCTTCTAG